In Paenibacillus sp. BIC5C1, a genomic segment contains:
- a CDS encoding glycosyl hydrolase produces MTEQKISGNLVNKDATSEARELMEYLAEHYGKGVLSGQQDYGNLNWINENTGRKPAVIGFDLMDYSPSRTERGAISQEIRDAIAWHQQGGIVTLCWHWNAPTHLIDEPGKEWWRGFYTDATTYDLASALAHPESQEYTLLIRDIDVIAVHLQELKDAGVPVLFRPLHEAEGGWFWWGAKGAEPAKQLYRLLYDQLVHKYELDNLIWVWNSEKPEWYPGDDVVDIVSVDVYPEAGDHSPLAKRYENLRELVNDSKIIALAENGSIPDPKQMKEQGVHWSWFCTWTGEFLKGGNHNTVAYLKEVYNSEDVITLDQLPKWSWR; encoded by the coding sequence ATGACGGAACAAAAGATAAGCGGTAATTTAGTGAATAAAGATGCGACTTCCGAGGCTAGAGAACTGATGGAATACTTGGCGGAGCATTATGGAAAAGGGGTACTGTCGGGTCAGCAGGATTACGGTAATCTGAACTGGATTAATGAGAATACAGGCCGCAAGCCGGCGGTGATTGGATTCGATCTCATGGATTATTCTCCATCAAGGACAGAACGCGGCGCGATCTCTCAGGAGATTCGTGATGCGATCGCATGGCATCAGCAAGGCGGAATTGTGACATTGTGTTGGCACTGGAATGCACCTACTCATCTGATAGATGAACCAGGCAAAGAATGGTGGCGCGGGTTCTATACGGATGCCACCACCTACGATCTCGCTTCAGCATTGGCTCATCCTGAATCGCAAGAGTATACCTTATTGATCCGGGATATCGATGTAATTGCAGTGCATCTGCAAGAACTCAAGGATGCGGGGGTGCCTGTGTTATTCCGGCCGCTTCATGAAGCGGAAGGAGGCTGGTTCTGGTGGGGAGCCAAAGGAGCTGAACCTGCCAAACAGTTATACCGCCTGTTGTATGATCAATTGGTCCACAAGTATGAGCTGGATAATCTGATCTGGGTGTGGAACTCGGAAAAACCGGAGTGGTATCCGGGTGACGATGTCGTGGATATTGTGAGTGTGGATGTTTATCCAGAAGCAGGCGATCACAGCCCGCTAGCCAAACGTTATGAGAATCTGCGCGAACTGGTGAATGACAGTAAAATCATTGCCTTAGCCGAGAACGGCTCCATTCCTGATCCAAAGCAAATGAAAGAGCAAGGTGTGCATTGGAGCTGGTTCTGTACCTGGACGGGAGAATTCCTAAAGGGTGGTAATCATAATACCGTGGCGTATTTGAAGGAAGTATATAATAGTGAAGATGTAATTACGTTGGATCAATTACCGAAATGGAGTTGGAGATAG
- a CDS encoding formylglycine-generating enzyme family protein yields MHDQLPKKSSSCCCAASRDGKLEEKSLPEETAASVEAVEDKPSSHTGHTADFKIALTNRAEKKESIRIEGGRFLMGTNDPEAFAADGESPVREVQVNTFYLDACTVTNTEFAHFVRETGYRTEAERFGWSFVFHLFVSPQTATQVRNVVQQTPWWWVVEGADWAHPEGPDSHVNDRSDHPVLHISWNDANAYCRWAGKRLPTEAEWEYAARGGLIQKKYPWGDTLRPDGQHYCNIWQGVFPTKNNAADGYAGTAPSQSFPTNAYGLYNMSGNVWEWCADNYVTDHEKAAAADTELSPHEDRKVLKGGSYLCHRSYCNRYRVAARIPNTPDTSTGHIGFRCASDV; encoded by the coding sequence ATGCATGATCAGCTGCCAAAGAAATCTTCTTCTTGCTGCTGCGCTGCAAGCCGAGACGGTAAGTTGGAGGAAAAGAGTCTGCCAGAGGAAACGGCTGCATCGGTAGAAGCTGTTGAGGACAAGCCATCTAGTCATACCGGTCATACAGCTGATTTCAAGATAGCTCTAACCAATAGAGCAGAGAAGAAAGAAAGCATTCGTATTGAAGGTGGACGTTTCCTGATGGGTACAAATGACCCCGAAGCTTTTGCCGCAGATGGGGAAAGCCCCGTCAGAGAAGTTCAGGTGAACACCTTTTATCTGGATGCCTGTACGGTAACCAATACTGAATTTGCACATTTTGTTCGTGAGACGGGGTATCGGACTGAGGCGGAGCGGTTTGGCTGGTCTTTTGTTTTCCATCTGTTCGTTTCTCCGCAAACGGCGACTCAAGTTCGAAACGTGGTACAACAGACACCCTGGTGGTGGGTTGTTGAAGGTGCGGATTGGGCTCATCCTGAAGGACCCGATTCTCATGTGAATGATCGCTCTGATCATCCGGTTCTTCATATCTCATGGAATGATGCCAATGCCTATTGCCGCTGGGCAGGTAAACGTCTGCCCACAGAAGCCGAATGGGAGTACGCAGCCCGGGGTGGCCTGATACAGAAAAAATATCCCTGGGGCGATACGTTAAGGCCAGACGGACAGCACTATTGCAACATCTGGCAGGGGGTATTTCCAACGAAAAATAATGCAGCCGACGGTTATGCAGGCACCGCTCCATCCCAATCGTTCCCTACCAATGCATACGGACTTTATAATATGTCGGGCAATGTATGGGAATGGTGCGCAGACAACTACGTTACGGATCATGAGAAGGCTGCTGCTGCTGACACGGAATTATCTCCTCATGAAGATCGCAAGGTGCTAAAAGGCGGTTCCTACCTATGCCACCGTTCCTACTGCAATCGTTATAGAGTAGCGGCGAGAATCCCCAATACGCCTGATACATCTACCGGGCATATTGGTTTCAGATGCGCATCGGATGTATAG
- a CDS encoding MFS transporter — translation MDDAQSGAINSATYIAYCLSLLSAPLLINRIGHYHVIQIAGVSAVLGLLGIGLSPNVFVLTLGVFLAGLSTGLASPALGNTVYAELAPDQQARGNSWINTGTSFGIIVSGPIYWLFTEYWRLTYVFFAVIGVVVVLWNRRVLSTRKTEPCTKSLWACMKPTRPGAALLMASLLTGISSAIYWTFARNFLTDEKGASDSEAVLFWIVMGVMGILGGCAGRIIERIGIGWSYRTGLLLLSVSLGVILLPSMTASLVSAVTFGSTYIFLTSVFIVWATRLFRPNTSIGISLAFLALGAGQFIGSSIAGYTIEMFSNTTAFLAFAVLGLFGLLIRVK, via the coding sequence CTGGACGATGCTCAATCAGGAGCAATCAATTCCGCAACCTACATTGCTTATTGCCTGTCTCTACTTAGTGCCCCACTGTTAATTAATCGCATTGGGCACTATCATGTCATTCAAATAGCTGGTGTTAGCGCTGTCCTCGGTTTATTGGGCATTGGCTTATCTCCAAACGTGTTTGTTCTCACACTCGGCGTATTTCTTGCCGGATTAAGTACAGGCTTGGCCTCTCCTGCATTGGGTAACACCGTCTATGCTGAGCTTGCGCCTGATCAGCAAGCCAGAGGGAATAGCTGGATTAACACAGGTACCAGCTTTGGCATTATCGTATCCGGTCCGATCTACTGGCTGTTCACTGAATATTGGCGTTTGACCTACGTCTTCTTCGCTGTTATCGGCGTTGTGGTGGTGCTGTGGAATAGACGCGTTCTCTCCACGCGCAAAACAGAGCCTTGTACCAAGTCCCTCTGGGCATGCATGAAGCCGACGAGACCGGGTGCGGCTCTGCTCATGGCTTCCCTTCTGACAGGAATCAGTTCTGCGATCTATTGGACCTTTGCCCGAAACTTCCTTACGGACGAAAAAGGGGCCTCCGATTCGGAAGCCGTACTGTTCTGGATTGTGATGGGAGTTATGGGGATTCTCGGCGGGTGTGCTGGCCGTATTATTGAACGTATCGGAATTGGATGGTCCTATCGAACAGGCCTTCTGCTCTTGTCTGTTTCACTTGGCGTTATTCTTCTTCCATCGATGACAGCCAGCCTGGTCTCAGCCGTTACGTTTGGCAGTACCTATATCTTCCTGACCAGTGTATTTATTGTGTGGGCGACCAGGCTATTTCGTCCAAATACGTCCATCGGGATCAGCCTTGCTTTTCTCGCACTAGGTGCGGGGCAGTTCATAGGTTCATCGATAGCGGGTTACACCATTGAGATGTTCTCCAACACTACAGCATTTCTGGCCTTTGCTGTACTGGGTCTGTTTGGATTACTTATTCGGGTGAAATAG
- a CDS encoding TetR/AcrR family transcriptional regulator, with product MSSKKEMLLNVAEELFYLHGFHSIGLKRIITDAGIAIMTLYNHFNSKDDLIVEVLRRREQRYLEQLRQYADNKAQPVFVNLAEGHAHWLMEHESRGCLFLRAKEEFGGDPDNVIVQTVNAHKKHVMTLIKNLDPAASDRAALQFNLLLEGSTALAETENVNSVCRELIDMTQNSFK from the coding sequence ATGAGCAGCAAAAAGGAAATGCTGTTGAACGTGGCTGAGGAATTGTTCTATCTGCACGGCTTTCATTCCATCGGCTTGAAGCGAATCATCACAGATGCCGGGATCGCCATCATGACGTTATATAATCACTTCAACTCCAAGGATGATCTCATTGTTGAAGTACTTCGGCGGCGCGAACAGCGCTATCTGGAGCAGCTGCGGCAGTACGCCGACAACAAAGCGCAGCCCGTATTCGTCAATCTGGCGGAAGGCCATGCACATTGGTTGATGGAGCATGAATCGAGAGGATGTTTGTTTTTACGTGCCAAGGAGGAGTTTGGCGGAGATCCAGACAACGTCATTGTACAAACTGTCAACGCACATAAGAAACATGTGATGACATTGATCAAAAACCTTGATCCTGCCGCAAGTGATCGTGCAGCGTTGCAATTTAACCTGCTGCTTGAGGGTTCTACCGCACTTGCTGAGACAGAAAATGTAAATAGCGTGTGTCGCGAACTCATTGACATGACGCAAAATAGTTTCAAGTAG
- a CDS encoding DeoR/GlpR family DNA-binding transcription regulator, translated as MSLTYEERRHTILIQLATQGKVQVQVLADLFQVSTETIRRDLDRLEKEGELRKVYGGAVRVRSGMIEAPFQKRAQLQLSEKQAIGMAAASLIEDGETVMLDNGTTTLEIMRQLRHRSQVTVITNSVPILTCALEEFAGKIIFAGGEVTPVVQASTGPIAHELLSQFKVNKAFISAGGVSLTDGITDYVLEEALISRKMMERAEEAILVADHTKFGRSTFAQIAPINQISMVITDSGCPTEWIEALHQMEIEMVHGI; from the coding sequence ATGTCTTTAACGTATGAAGAACGCAGACACACCATTCTGATCCAGCTCGCTACCCAGGGCAAGGTTCAGGTACAGGTTCTGGCAGATCTGTTCCAGGTATCCACGGAGACGATTCGGCGGGATCTGGACCGACTTGAAAAGGAAGGCGAATTGCGCAAAGTATACGGAGGCGCTGTACGTGTACGCTCAGGCATGATCGAAGCCCCCTTTCAAAAGCGTGCGCAGCTTCAACTGAGTGAAAAGCAGGCCATTGGCATGGCAGCCGCCTCTCTGATTGAGGATGGAGAGACCGTCATGTTGGACAACGGCACAACAACGCTGGAGATCATGCGGCAGCTGCGACATCGGTCTCAGGTGACCGTCATTACCAACTCCGTCCCCATTCTTACCTGTGCACTGGAGGAGTTTGCAGGCAAAATCATTTTCGCTGGAGGAGAAGTCACCCCGGTCGTACAAGCCTCTACTGGACCCATTGCTCATGAATTGCTCAGTCAATTCAAAGTCAACAAGGCGTTCATCTCAGCAGGCGGCGTGTCGTTAACGGATGGGATCACAGATTATGTGCTGGAAGAGGCGCTCATCTCCCGCAAAATGATGGAGCGCGCGGAGGAAGCCATTTTGGTAGCTGATCATACCAAGTTTGGACGTTCCACCTTCGCCCAGATTGCACCTATAAATCAAATATCGATGGTGATCACAGATTCTGGATGTCCCACAGAATGGATAGAGGCTCTTCACCAAATGGAAATCGAAATGGTTCACGGCATTTGA
- a CDS encoding metallophosphoesterase family protein produces MKRQLVFQKNGTFKIVQFTDLHWKDGRPEDLRTGQLMKTVIEAEQPDLVVFTGDVIYTGPVDPGNKECEHPEQAFRDAVSVVEERGIPWAFVYGNHDTENRITPDGLMEVIQEHAHTVTEPGPREIAGLGNYTLEIAGADGLPAAVLYLLDSGNYSQFESVPGYGWIQPNQIQWLMSESTRVNPGRSRGEKLPALAFFHIPIPEYQSMWDTQTCYGSKYEPVCSAQVNSGLFSALLEMGDVMGTFCGHDHVNDFQGTYHGIRLCYGRSSGHSTYGREGMLRGGRVIQLQAGQRSFDTWIRLEDGSVVKEQPAHQPESTSAH; encoded by the coding sequence GTGAAACGTCAGCTTGTTTTTCAAAAAAATGGAACATTCAAAATCGTGCAATTTACAGATCTACACTGGAAGGATGGGCGGCCTGAAGATCTTCGGACCGGGCAATTAATGAAAACGGTCATCGAAGCGGAACAACCCGATCTGGTTGTATTTACAGGCGATGTCATTTACACGGGACCGGTTGATCCTGGCAATAAGGAATGTGAACACCCGGAGCAGGCATTCCGTGATGCCGTGTCGGTAGTGGAAGAACGTGGTATTCCGTGGGCTTTTGTGTATGGCAACCATGATACAGAGAATCGAATTACCCCTGATGGATTAATGGAGGTGATTCAGGAGCATGCGCATACCGTGACGGAACCTGGTCCGCGTGAGATTGCGGGACTAGGCAATTACACATTGGAGATTGCCGGAGCGGATGGCCTTCCGGCAGCAGTGTTGTATTTACTCGATTCGGGGAACTATTCCCAGTTCGAGTCGGTTCCCGGTTATGGCTGGATTCAGCCCAATCAAATCCAGTGGCTGATGTCTGAATCCACCCGCGTCAATCCCGGCCGCAGCCGCGGGGAGAAGCTGCCAGCCTTGGCGTTTTTCCATATCCCGATTCCTGAATATCAGTCCATGTGGGACACACAGACCTGTTACGGCAGCAAATACGAACCTGTCTGCTCTGCCCAAGTGAACTCGGGTCTGTTCTCTGCACTGCTGGAGATGGGCGATGTGATGGGGACCTTTTGCGGACATGATCATGTGAATGATTTTCAGGGAACATACCACGGAATTCGTCTCTGCTACGGGCGTTCGAGCGGTCACAGTACATATGGAAGGGAAGGCATGCTGCGTGGAGGACGGGTCATTCAATTGCAGGCGGGACAACGTAGCTTTGATACCTGGATTCGTCTGGAAGACGGATCGGTCGTGAAGGAACAGCCAGCACATCAACCAGAGAGCACTTCCGCACATTAG
- a CDS encoding DMT family transporter has product MILPIVLVLASGMAHAVWSMFTKRSLNKSVFLWSIMMIPTVILLPVLIMELIREPLSIPAYALLVLSMALQAVYSWLLSQTYELGDLSQIYPIMRGTSTLLVPLIGVSFLGETLSMFGWFGIACMIVGFTVLSGVGSKDGKSGSRVTGSKPVLMALCVGLCTTSYVFVDKLNLEHISPLSLLEVTNIGFVAGLTPALLASRQLRQEWKKNRSTIMLGALLNPGSYLLFLFALQQAPMARLGPLREVGTVFAAFLGILLLKEQQGKKRILCSIVIFGGILLIGMWG; this is encoded by the coding sequence ATGATTTTACCTATAGTTCTGGTGCTCGCTTCCGGGATGGCTCATGCTGTCTGGAGTATGTTCACCAAACGCAGTTTAAACAAAAGTGTGTTTTTATGGTCCATCATGATGATTCCGACCGTCATACTGCTGCCTGTGCTTATCATGGAGTTGATACGGGAACCTTTATCCATCCCAGCCTATGCACTACTCGTGTTATCAATGGCCCTGCAAGCCGTGTATTCCTGGCTGCTATCGCAGACGTATGAATTGGGCGACTTGTCGCAGATTTATCCGATTATGCGGGGAACGAGCACCTTGCTGGTGCCATTGATCGGTGTTTCTTTTCTGGGGGAAACGTTGTCCATGTTCGGATGGTTTGGTATTGCCTGCATGATTGTAGGATTTACGGTGCTGAGTGGTGTGGGAAGCAAAGACGGCAAATCTGGATCAAGAGTAACAGGATCAAAGCCGGTGCTGATGGCCTTATGTGTCGGGTTATGTACAACCAGTTATGTGTTCGTGGACAAATTGAATCTAGAGCATATTTCACCCCTGTCGTTACTTGAAGTGACGAACATTGGTTTTGTTGCAGGATTAACTCCGGCGCTGCTCGCTTCCCGCCAACTGCGTCAGGAATGGAAGAAGAACCGATCAACGATTATGCTGGGAGCGCTGCTGAATCCGGGCTCGTACTTGTTGTTTCTGTTTGCATTGCAGCAGGCGCCAATGGCGAGACTTGGTCCGCTTCGGGAAGTGGGAACGGTATTCGCGGCCTTCCTCGGTATTTTGTTACTGAAAGAACAGCAGGGGAAAAAGCGTATTCTCTGTTCCATCGTTATTTTTGGCGGCATATTGCTGATTGGCATGTGGGGTTAG
- a CDS encoding glycoside hydrolase family 43 protein: MHRLEDIHFRDPYILAIPSRKKYYLYGSIGQNVWNGPAIGFDVYESEDLIHWSGPSPCFRAPTDFWSDHHYWAPEVYEWEGRFYMFASFKAEGIPRVTGVLVADQPEGPFELWCRSLTPPDWECLDGTLYVDDQGDPWMIFCKEWVQVEDGEMYAVRLKPDLKGTIGKPDLLFKASEASWSVGGGAQRNRYVTDGPFLYRMQNDELVMMWSTSGQDGYTLGLARSVSGKPQGPWKQDHKPLFANNGGHGMLFRTFEGQLCLTIHAPNNHPNERPVIFRMQENHGQLTLMVNPT, translated from the coding sequence GTGCACCGTTTGGAAGATATTCATTTTCGTGATCCTTACATACTGGCTATACCATCGCGCAAGAAATATTATTTATATGGCTCTATCGGGCAAAATGTGTGGAACGGCCCAGCTATCGGTTTTGATGTCTATGAGAGCGAAGACCTGATCCATTGGAGCGGTCCTTCCCCATGCTTCCGTGCACCTACGGACTTCTGGTCCGATCACCACTATTGGGCCCCGGAAGTCTATGAATGGGAAGGACGCTTCTATATGTTTGCCAGCTTCAAGGCGGAAGGCATTCCGAGAGTAACAGGTGTATTGGTTGCTGATCAGCCGGAAGGACCTTTTGAATTGTGGTGTCGCTCCTTGACGCCTCCCGATTGGGAATGCCTGGACGGTACATTGTATGTGGATGATCAGGGTGATCCATGGATGATCTTTTGCAAGGAATGGGTGCAGGTGGAGGATGGTGAGATGTACGCCGTACGTCTGAAACCGGATCTGAAAGGAACGATAGGCAAGCCTGATCTGTTATTCAAAGCTTCCGAAGCCTCATGGTCTGTCGGAGGTGGAGCACAGCGAAACCGTTATGTCACGGATGGTCCGTTTCTGTATCGGATGCAAAATGATGAACTCGTCATGATGTGGTCCACATCCGGTCAAGACGGTTATACACTGGGACTAGCCCGCTCGGTGTCCGGCAAACCGCAAGGTCCATGGAAGCAAGATCACAAGCCGTTGTTCGCCAATAATGGAGGACATGGGATGCTGTTTCGAACGTTTGAAGGACAATTGTGTCTCACCATTCATGCTCCGAACAATCATCCGAATGAACGACCTGTTATTTTCCGCATGCAGGAGAATCATGGACAACTGACGCTTATGGTTAACCCAACGTAA
- a CDS encoding nucleotidyltransferase family protein: protein MLHEEKLIQAITEHEQLMHDLRRVRSLGLPQCYIGAGYIRNYIWDVLHGYPLRELHSDIDVVFYDREDMRDERDLLLEQQLREQTGNSKWSVKNQARMHLRNGYEPYQSTEDALRYWPEIVTAIGVRLDEQGQVRICAPHGLEDLYGLIVRQSPFFSDADYYNHRVEKKCWQQQWPKLTIVRS, encoded by the coding sequence ATGCTGCATGAGGAAAAGTTGATTCAGGCGATTACCGAGCATGAACAATTAATGCACGATCTGCGGCGGGTTCGTAGTCTTGGTCTGCCTCAATGTTACATAGGTGCGGGGTATATTCGCAATTATATCTGGGATGTGCTTCATGGTTATCCTCTACGCGAACTGCACAGCGATATTGATGTTGTTTTCTACGATAGGGAAGATATGCGTGATGAACGGGATCTGCTGCTGGAACAACAGCTTCGCGAGCAGACAGGCAATTCCAAGTGGTCGGTGAAAAATCAGGCGAGGATGCATCTACGCAATGGATACGAGCCATATCAATCTACAGAAGATGCTCTTCGATATTGGCCAGAAATCGTCACGGCCATAGGTGTGCGTTTAGATGAACAGGGTCAGGTGCGTATTTGTGCCCCTCATGGGCTGGAGGATCTGTATGGGTTAATCGTACGCCAAAGTCCGTTTTTCTCGGATGCAGACTACTATAATCATCGCGTAGAGAAGAAATGCTGGCAGCAACAGTGGCCCAAGCTTACGATCGTAAGATCCTGA
- a CDS encoding YdcF family protein, whose product MKKFIREKGLILDLIFIACFVFFLVFWGWNFAVKFFGMITVAFIVLRRIDYQKHILLKRILLTGFGIAAVSFVIIEALVFTQLNANDPEEADYVIILGSGIKGTELSLTLKQRLDASLNYIRSHPQTPVIVSGGQGPGESIPEALAMKNYLVDQGISPTQVIMEDRSTSTQENMAFSKKIIDASGLEHPKIMIVTSDYHMFRSKYLAAKNGYAAEYGIAAPSPGYLKPINMIREYFASVKAFI is encoded by the coding sequence ATGAAAAAGTTTATACGAGAAAAAGGTTTGATCCTTGATCTTATATTCATTGCATGTTTTGTGTTCTTCCTTGTTTTCTGGGGCTGGAACTTCGCAGTGAAGTTTTTTGGCATGATCACTGTAGCCTTTATCGTGTTGAGGCGAATTGATTATCAAAAACATATCCTGCTGAAACGCATTCTGCTTACCGGGTTTGGTATTGCTGCTGTTTCATTTGTTATTATCGAAGCCCTTGTATTTACTCAACTTAACGCGAATGATCCGGAAGAAGCGGACTATGTCATTATTCTCGGCTCGGGCATCAAAGGAACAGAATTGTCATTGACCTTGAAACAAAGGCTGGATGCCAGTCTGAACTATATCCGCAGTCATCCTCAGACGCCTGTGATTGTATCCGGCGGTCAGGGGCCGGGGGAATCGATTCCTGAAGCACTCGCCATGAAAAACTACCTTGTTGATCAGGGGATCAGCCCCACACAAGTCATTATGGAAGATCGATCGACGAGCACCCAGGAGAATATGGCATTTTCCAAAAAAATCATTGATGCATCCGGGCTGGAGCATCCCAAGATCATGATTGTCACAAGTGACTACCATATGTTCAGATCCAAGTATCTGGCCGCCAAGAACGGTTACGCTGCCGAATACGGCATCGCCGCTCCTTCACCGGGTTATTTGAAACCGATCAATATGATCCGGGAGTATTTTGCATCGGTTAAAGCATTTATCTAG
- a CDS encoding TIGR01777 family oxidoreductase encodes MKKVVLAGGTGFVGQDFAHRFKELGYEVIIISRQPGHIAWDNQAGIIQALEGAELLINLAGKSVNCRYTDENRKVILESRTRTTRILGESVLACSIPPELWINSSTATIYRHAEDRPMTEKEGEIGSGFSVDVAKAWEKAFFEFSLPSTRQIALRIAIVLGEGGVMEPLTNLVRFGLGGSQGPGSQQFSWIHIEDLFRMVIYVQRHPHLEGVFNASSPHPVTNRQLMESLRRQMGVRIGLPSPRWMLELGARFIRTETELVLKSRWVIPERLEREGFTFRYDTLDLALAEILK; translated from the coding sequence GTGAAAAAGGTTGTGTTGGCGGGTGGAACAGGGTTTGTTGGTCAGGATTTTGCCCACAGATTCAAGGAACTTGGTTATGAGGTGATCATTATCTCACGCCAGCCCGGTCATATTGCCTGGGATAACCAGGCTGGAATTATACAGGCACTTGAAGGTGCAGAATTGCTGATTAACCTGGCCGGAAAATCCGTAAACTGCCGTTACACGGACGAGAACCGCAAAGTCATTCTGGAATCCAGAACACGCACAACCCGCATTTTGGGCGAGTCTGTTCTGGCTTGTAGCATTCCTCCCGAATTATGGATTAATTCGAGCACGGCCACGATATATAGACATGCAGAAGATCGCCCCATGACGGAGAAAGAGGGCGAGATTGGCTCCGGGTTCTCGGTGGATGTCGCCAAGGCGTGGGAAAAGGCTTTTTTTGAATTCAGTCTGCCGTCTACACGTCAGATTGCATTACGGATTGCTATTGTGCTGGGAGAAGGTGGCGTCATGGAGCCACTGACCAATCTGGTCCGCTTTGGGCTGGGTGGATCACAAGGACCTGGAAGCCAGCAGTTTAGCTGGATTCATATAGAAGATTTGTTCCGCATGGTGATCTATGTTCAGCGGCACCCGCATCTGGAAGGGGTATTTAATGCTTCCTCTCCGCATCCTGTCACGAACCGCCAGCTTATGGAGAGTCTACGGCGGCAGATGGGAGTTCGGATTGGACTTCCTTCACCTCGCTGGATGCTGGAACTGGGAGCACGATTCATCCGGACCGAAACAGAACTGGTTCTCAAAAGTCGCTGGGTTATTCCCGAAAGGCTGGAGAGAGAAGGATTTACATTCAGATATGATACGCTCGATCTTGCACTGGCCGAGATTTTGAAGTAA
- a CDS encoding beta-ketoacyl-ACP synthase III → MQLRRVKIVGTGKYLPEQEVTDEELDRRLQVPAGWVSKATGVGVRHYASGAETSSFMGARAAEAALADAGLTFADIDCLVCTSGTKEQPLPSTAVFIQQAMGQQDSGVPAFDMDATCLSFLNGLDVISYMVDSGRYKRVLLVATEIASKGLNWSNKESAALFGDGAAAVIIERSAEGESSQIVHASLKTYSRGARFSEIAGGGTRLHASNYVAEQPEPYLFHMDGQAIFRMASRLLPAFIDDMLQATGDQMKDFQLVIPHQGSAMAMRLIRKKLGIEEERFMDITRNHGNTIAASIPMGLHEAIKQQRIQRGDRVLMIGTAAGLSLGGLIFDY, encoded by the coding sequence ATGCAGCTTAGAAGAGTGAAAATTGTTGGTACAGGCAAGTATTTGCCTGAACAGGAAGTGACCGACGAGGAGTTGGATCGCCGTTTGCAGGTGCCTGCGGGTTGGGTCAGCAAAGCAACAGGTGTAGGTGTGCGTCATTACGCTTCGGGCGCAGAGACCTCTTCCTTCATGGGGGCGAGGGCTGCCGAAGCTGCACTTGCGGATGCGGGATTGACGTTCGCAGATATAGACTGTCTGGTGTGTACGAGCGGTACGAAGGAACAACCTTTACCCAGTACGGCGGTATTCATTCAACAGGCGATGGGGCAGCAGGATTCAGGTGTACCAGCCTTTGACATGGATGCGACCTGCTTGAGTTTTCTGAACGGGTTGGATGTTATTTCCTATATGGTGGATTCCGGGCGTTATAAAAGGGTGCTGCTTGTAGCTACGGAGATCGCTTCGAAGGGATTGAATTGGTCAAACAAGGAAAGTGCTGCCCTGTTCGGTGATGGAGCTGCTGCTGTCATTATTGAACGCTCCGCTGAAGGAGAATCTTCGCAGATTGTACATGCCTCGCTGAAAACGTACAGCCGAGGCGCGCGGTTTTCGGAAATTGCCGGTGGGGGCACTCGTCTGCATGCCTCGAATTATGTGGCAGAGCAGCCTGAACCCTATCTTTTTCATATGGATGGACAGGCCATCTTCCGTATGGCTTCCAGGTTGCTGCCAGCATTTATTGACGATATGTTGCAGGCCACCGGTGATCAGATGAAGGATTTCCAATTGGTGATTCCACATCAGGGAAGTGCCATGGCGATGAGGCTGATCCGCAAAAAGCTGGGAATCGAAGAGGAACGTTTTATGGACATTACACGAAATCACGGCAATACCATTGCCGCTTCCATTCCGATGGGGCTGCATGAAGCGATCAAGCAGCAGCGTATTCAGCGGGGAGATCGGGTGCTGATGATCGGAACAGCCGCCGGATTGTCACTGGGAGGACTTATTTTTGACTACTAG